Within Diospyros lotus cultivar Yz01 chromosome 15, ASM1463336v1, whole genome shotgun sequence, the genomic segment GATTTATGCAATAGCTCAGTGACTGTGACAACCTAATCGCGCATTTGAAGTTTACTAGGAAGGTCTTGTTAGGgaacagatcaaatgataaagaaaacttggaacaaaatcacacacacaaaagacCGAATTTATATGGTACTGCAAGGAATGCCTGTGTCTACAGCCGCACTAGATGTtttttcaccatttaagaatgttacaattacaataattatatCCAAGTATTTATATATGAAGACTAAGGCAAAAATAGAACTCCTAATTTGGGCCTGTTTAGGTTTCAAGGGCTCCGCCCCCAAGCCGTTACAAGGGGCGCTGCCCCCTTGACCCCTACCCACTGACCAGTCAACAGGATCCCCATACCAGCTCTACATAGGTGTCACAAATTAGGCTCCACATCTCCAACAGGCCTTAGGTGTATTACTTAGTCCCATGGATCCCATAAGTCACCTTCAGCTAGCACTTTTTGGTGAGGACCCATGGCATTACACTCACCATCCTCAACAACTCCAAGGTTGTGGTTGAGGGAgatttgtctctctctctctctctctcatatcaAGATGAAAACTCCCTCAAGGGAGGGGTAATTTCATTGAAAGAGCACTTAACATCTAAATTACACATCCCAAGATGGTCACAAGCAAAGCTCCTATGTCCTAAAATCTGAATGTTGAGGAAGTGTTTAGCAAACATGAATGTATGGCTCCACATGGGAGAGGCAGTGGTCAGCAGGTTGCCCCTGAATGACTTTGATGGAGAGAGCTGTTATGGTGAGCAGACTGCTTCACAAGCGGTCCTGATGGCAAGCGACTTGCAAAGTGAGTGGTCCTCACAAGCATGAAGCATCATGGTGAGTGGTCCTCACAACCATGCAGCATCATGGTGAGTGGTCCTCACAACCATGCAGCATCATGGTGAGTGGGCCTCTCAGCAAGCAACTTCATAGTGGGGAGATCTCATGGTGAATGACCATTCTAGTTAGGGGGCCTTGTGGTGATACCTTTGTCATGCATGGCCTCATGGTGAGCATTATGGCCGTAACATGTTACATGTACCTATGAGGAGCAGGAATCTGATTGTGGTTATAGTTCAATAGCCGTTTTGCTTAGACAAAATTACCCAGAAATCTTCCTTTGAGACTTACCATTGTAAAGTCAGACATGCATATCTGAAGTTTAATTTAATACTTTGCCGTTTTAAAGGAAATGGAGTCACCTTATATCCAGCATTCTAAACCACACAGAAAACAGTTTCAGACAATTCCTTCTTTTAGAGCAGACAATTGTCCCATTGGCTCCCTTAAAAGCGCATGATACTCAAAAAGCCATCATCAATTCATGATAAACAAATTGTCAACAAATGATGTATCCAAAGAAAACTGAAAAGTATGCAGttgaatttcttcaatcttaaatattttcacatccacaaagaaaatgaaaatgcatCTATGTTTGGATGACGAATCAGTTCTTAGCCAATGTAGATCAAGTCAGATGAATTTTACTCTTAAAGTCCCTTTAAATTTAGGTGCTCATGAGACAAAATTTACTGGTTATAACATATTTCAGTTTAATATCAGAGATTGGTCTGAAACCCATGGGAGAAGTCCATGAACATACTAGGCATGTCATGAATATCATCCGCTAAAATTTCCTGTTGAGTGGAATAATATAATGCTTACTTAACAAGTCCTTTGCTTCCATCTGCCAACGAATCCACACTGCTCCCAAGCATTCGCATATAAACCAAAGAACCTAGCAACCCAGCACCATAACTGCATACATGCAAAGGACATTAAGATTAATTatctggaaaagaaaatggttggACAATATTGTCTCAATAAGAAATCATCAGAGAACTAGCTACCAAAACTGTATATGGTAAGGCACAACGGAGAGTACcaaaagagagaaattaaataaaaagagtgAACTAGAAATGGGCCCAGAGTGGAGGGGAGGAAGAGGTTACGGaactaaaaaaatgaaaaaataaaatcttcaCATCTTGATTGCAAACTATTGTGATCCTCCATCAGTCGCCcccccaaccaaaaaaaaaaaaaaaagtcacccTAAGAAATAACAAAAGGCAGGAATGGACTACTAGTGTGCCTTTTTCTGCTTAGTTACCTTGCTGCAATCTCAGGAGAATAAGAAACATAAGCAGAGAGTAAACCTATACCACCTACTCCCAGAGTGAGAATCTGCAACTTCGTCTTCAACTGCACAACAAATTTTAAAGCAGATAAAAGGTCAAGAAACACATATTTTTAGCATCCAAAAGTCACCAAATATTGACCCAaattttgttgtgattttaCCTCAAGATACTGCTCCTTTGACTGAGCAGCTAATACTTCTGGGTCTCCTCGAGGTCGCCTTATTTCCCGAAACATCACATCCTACATAACAAGAAGCAATGGTAGCATTGAACACAGATTCATCCTTTCCATACTCTATAAAGAACAATAAATAGGATAAAAAGTTTGTTCTTTTCAGATTGAAAAATAGCATCACCGTAGACAGGGCTTTCTTTTAGCAAAGATGAAATACAGAAAACTTTTGGGCACTGATTTTATTATCAGATTACATGAAATACTTACGCTTCCTCCAGTTGCAGCTTTAGTAGCTCTATCCCACTTCTCCTGCTCTCGTCGTGTTGGTACCAGTCTCCATCTTGGCCTTGTGTTGCCACTGACCTGAAGATAATATAAATCTTTTTTCttataaagaaaataggaaatgcaaGACAAATCTTAGAATGATAAAGGAAAGGATTAATGCTATAATACTTGAGCTGCCTCAACTGGCTGGTTGACAACGGGTTTAGTAGGAGAAGTCAGCTGTTTGCTTAAATCAACTTCCAAACTGCATGACACAGTACATGTACGGAttaagaagggggggggggggggagcaaCCATTCTAAACAAAAGTAAACTAGCAAAGAGAAAGGAAAGCAAACCTATCAAGGCTCATAACTCTGCTCAAACTAAGAAACCCAGAAGGCTCCTGTTGACATCAAAACCATTTGAATtcataattgattgaagaacaataagaaaacacaCACACGTGACTACACAATCTAGCCAGTGTAAATAACAAGCCAACCCTGGTGGATCATAATTGCTACAAACATGCCCATCAAGTAAGCAAGATGACTAATGAGCAATcacgaaatgcataaaatcaaaaccaaaaatcaacTTCATAATTGGAGGTAAGTAAGACAGTGATTTAGcagcaaaaacaaaacaaacagattAAAATTTGGACTAAGAATATCATTCCTTTAGCCATCAATATTAACTCAACATAGCATTTTTAGTTTCCAGAATTGTATGCTTTGAATGCCAGTCTCTTATTGGGTATCATTTGCTATGCTCAATAGTTAATGATGCagagaaaaaatttgaaaagaaaaatagcaaAATCCATTTGATTTCTAAACCATGGATAAGTATGACTGCAAATATCACACATTTTCCAAGAGATAAAAACAATAGCTAAACCCATTGGGAAAATATTGTGGGAATTTTGTATAATGTGGCTTGGGAGGTGAATAAATTCACTAATTACCAAAAATACTGAACTTCTTACCTGAGTTTTTAATTTCAGacctaacttttaatttttttcaatagtaGCATCctacttttattttaattttaattatggacCGCCGTTTGATCCTGTTAGAAAACTAATGTCTAATGAGTTGGATAATGAGGTGGCAAAAATTATGCACCTCACCATACAAAAGCTAATAAAAAAACTGGATAACAAAAAACTTAGTTTGGCAAGGATAATTTTTGCAACCTCATCACACAACTCATATACATCAGCTTGCCACGTCATACTTTAACAGAAtatctcttttcatatcattttaacaGACCATCCAAAAGTAAGATACtactgaaaaaattaaaagttcagCCTAGAACTGAAACTTTGGTAAAATTcagtttttctctcttttcctatTGGTAATTAACCCTTCTTTTATTGtttaataatacaaattatacaaaaaaagcCATTTGATTTCTAAATCAAGTATGCGAAAGAAGCAGCAATCAAAGGGGAAAGAATCAATTCTCAGTGGACCTTAACAGGAGCAGAGGATTGAAGTGGAGACGATTCCTGAGGGTCCTGAATCAAGCGTTTCATGGGACCAACAAAATCCTTGTTCCAGATGAAGCCATCGGAGGTGAGAGGGTCTTCCCCGCCGCCCCAGTACTTCCGGAGTTTGGAAGTCGTCGGCGGGCCTCCGTACTCTCCGGGGGCCACTCCGGTGGACCACTTCATGGGCTTATTCTTGGGAAGAATGATCTTCGTCGGCGGAGTTGAAGCAGTCGGTGGGTCCAGAGAGATGGGAGAGTTCGCGTTGGCGGCGGAGGTGGCTGAGATGCAGTAGCAGTTGAGGATAGTCGCCATTGCAGCAGCTTCTGCTTCTGTTTGCTGGTTGAAGGGTGAATCGGAAAATGAAAATTGGGAAGGTTTTTGAACTGGATTACGGAGTTAGAATTTGGAAAATATCCGGAGAGATATGGTGGCGATGGCTTGGCGTTAACTGATTACTTCAACCACACAACGGACTGTGATCTTCTCTCGAACAAAAGGGATGGCCTTCGGGCTCCCGCAAGTAACTGTGAGTGAAACGACGTCGTAGCAGGAGAATAGGGATTTTCTGCATAATGCTGGCGAATTTAATTGGCACTAAAACTGCTTCAAAGAGGTTTGAtgttttctcccttttttttttttttttatgttttatgttgaatttttatttttatttaaaacatgtGAAAgcttcacacacacatatatatggaCCATACTATCCACTGGGCCCGGGGCCCATAGCCTGGCTCCCAACTAAATCTCGACCCAAGAAACTCAGATAATCTTTCATCCAAACTAAGATCCTTGTGCTAGTAACTGATCCTATTGACTCCGAGCAACTCGCACGCTAATTCTCGATCAGCCCCTAATCTTCACGAAATTCGAGATCCTCGGAGATGTCCCCTCTCACTATCATGTATCTCAGCCTCCTATCATCCCATAACAGTTGGCGACGCGCAAGGCACACTCTGCCTCTATATAAACCAATCTGATCACAGGCCAGATATGTTCTTTCCAAGCCTTACACacactttgttattttgaacCCTCACTAATTTGAGCGTCAAAGTGTTTGTAGGTGCTAGCCACCTCCACCGAACCACGACATTTTGCTGCCATTGCAGCCAGTTCTGCCAACCCCATTGGGCCAGAAGGAACATTTGGCACCCTACTGTGGGGCTCattaaaacttacctaccccacAAGACGAACCCTTAGTCTCCTCTACAAACTATCCATGGTCAGAAACAAAAGCCACAATAACATGGCCCCAAACCAGGAGATTCTGAATACCATCGTCAACCTATCAACCAAAAAATTCAGCAACCATGGAGGCCCTCCTCCAAACCATTCGACAGTTTCAAGATCAAGCTGCTGAGTTAACCCGCAAGCAACAACGCGACTAGTGTAACGAGCGGGTAGACAACAATGTAGAAGTCAACTATCACCAACAGCTTCAGGCCACTCACACTCTTGCTCCCCTACCGTTGGCATCCTTGTACACTCTAAGTCACCCCTTCTCAGAATTCATCATGTCTGTCCCCCTGTCAGAAAGATTCCTCCTTCCTGGCGCATTGGAGCTATATGATGAAACCACTTATCCCCAGGAGCACTTAACAATGTTCAACTCTTTTATGCTGTTAAGTGGGGGAGCTGATCCAATCTCATGTGCTGAGCTTTCCCTATCACATTAAAGAGTCCGCCTTACTGTGGTTTTCCACTCTAGAGCCAAGCTCCATCCACGACTTCTTCAAGCTTGTCACATACTTCCTCGCTTACTTCTCCACCAGTTGAGCTCATCATAAAATCTCAGCCAGCCTCATCAACCTGAAGCAAGGAGAGAATGGGCCGCTTTGAGCTTTCATGCACCGGTTCAATTAGTAGGCCATCCAAATTAGGAATCTCAATCTAGCTATCTCACTACACGCCATCATGATGAGGCTCAAGTTTGGGACCTTTGCTGACTCTCTGGCTCAGAAGCCTCCCACCAACCTTGACGAGCTAAGAGTCCGAGCATCcaattatataaatatggaaGAAGTGTCAGCTGCTAGATATAGTAGCTCCCAGCCACAAGTTCAGCCATAGCCGAACCAGCGGCTAGGCCCATCCACCGAGCATGACTGCCACCCGAAGAGGGAGCTCAGTCATAGAAGAGAGAACAAGGACTGAGCCAGGGGGCAAAGAGAGCCAGCCAGGGGACCCAAGCCACCCCGATTGGGCTACAATGCTTATACCCCGTTGACACTAGGAGAGATCGAATCTTCCAAGAAGTATACAATTTGAGGATAACTCCACTCCTCGAGGTTAGAGCTCAGCCTAACCTCGACCCAAATGTAGACACCAACAAACGCTGTGATTACCATCATATGTTCGGCTACTTGACAGAAGAATGTACCGCCCTCAAGGACCAGATCGAAAAGTTAGTCAGAGAAGGCCACCTCCGCTAGTTTGTTTATAAGAGCAAGAGTCGAGGCAAAGAGTTGTGTTATGATCGACGCCTAAGAAGAAGTCGTAGCCCACAAAGAAGATCTAGTGCTGAATGAGGTCAGAAAGCTAGGATGGCCCCTCTAGATCAAATACGAGGAGTCATTAATACAATTTCTAGGGGCTTCGCAGGTGGAGGTGATTCCAACTCGACAAGAAGGCGTCACTTAAGGGCGATGATAACCGTTAGAAACACTAAACATCAGCTAAGAAAAATGTCCCGACACCCAGTGATCTCTTTCACCAATAAGGACTATGTAGGGATTAACTAGAACTTAGGCGATCCCATGGTGATATCTGTAGTCGCGGCTAACTTCGTCGTTAAGAAGGTCCTAATAGACCAAGGGAGCTCGATCGACCTGATATACTTGTCAACTTTAAAGAAGTTGGGGATACTTAAAGAAGATTTGAGACCATTTAACGAAAACCTGGTCGATTTCTTAGAGGAGTAGGTGAGCATAAGGGTGTACATAAAGTTGCTAATGACGTTCAGGGTCAGCACCATTACTTAAGACGATCAACTCAAGTACTTGGTGGTTGACTACCAGAAGCCTTACAACACCTTACTGGCCTGCTTGTCCCTCAATTCTTTGGGCGCAATCGTTTCCACTCTGCATTTGGTGATGAAATTCCTAGTTTCGGCCACCGAGGTCGAAGTGGTCCACGCTAACCGAAAGGAGGCCCTGACAATGCTACATCGACAGCTTGAGAGTTTAGCGACCCCCGCCTGCTGGGGGGAGTTGCGACAACCAGATTGCTACCACCAATACCCGAGCCACATATCATAGAGTAAACATGGTCGAGTTAAACCAGCAAAGTGAATCCCCGAATAGCTAACCACAAGCCACAAAGGAGCTTCTCCTTGTGAACTTAAGGGCCCACCCGAAGCAGATAACCAGGGTCGACACCAAGCTTTCCCGTGACCTCAGGGAGCAGTTAACCACACTATTGTAGCAAAACTCTGACCTTTTCGCTTGGACACCCGCAAATAAGCCAGACATTAACCCATCATTTCTTTGCCACAAGTTGGCCATAGATTCCAATGCGAGGCCGATcacacaaagaaaaagaaaattgggaaaagaaAAGTGACAGGCGGTAGCTAAAGAGGCATTGAAGCTCTTCCAGGACGGATTCATAAGGGAAGTGCACTATACTACCTGGCTGTCAGACGTTGTGATGGTAAAGAAATCTTTGAGGAAATGAAGGATGTGTGTAGATTTCAACAACCTCAACAAGGCATATCCAAAGGATTCTTACCTTTTACCAAATATTGACCGGCTTGTGGACGGGGCCTCAGGGTATCAATATCTCAACTTTATGGATGCCTACTCAGGGTATAATCAAATCTGAATGCACCcaaattataaagaaaagacAACCTTTATCACCAAGGATGCAAATTTCTACTACAAGGTCATGTCGTTTAGATTAAAGAATGCAGGGGCTACATACCCGCAACTAATGAACAAAGTGTTTGTTGGTCAAATAGGACACAACATTGAGGTATATGTTGACGATATGCTGGCCAAGACGTCGAAAAATAGAGACAATTGCTTAGATCTAGCTAAGATCTTCAAGCAAATCTGACAACACAACATGAGGCTGAATCCATAAAAGT encodes:
- the LOC127792548 gene encoding protein CONSERVED ONLY IN THE GREEN LINEAGE 160, chloroplastic; its protein translation is MATILNCYCISATSAANANSPISLDPPTASTPPTKIILPKNKPMKWSTGVAPGEYGGPPTTSKLRKYWGGGEDPLTSDGFIWNKDFVGPMKRLIQDPQESSPLQSSAPVKEPSGFLSLSRVMSLDSLEVDLSKQLTSPTKPVVNQPVEAAQVSGNTRPRWRLVPTRREQEKWDRATKAATGGSDVMFREIRRPRGDPEVLAAQSKEQYLELKTKLQILTLGVGGIGLLSAYVSYSPEIAASYGAGLLGSLVYMRMLGSSVDSLADGSKGLVKGAIAQPRLLVPVVLVMIYSRWNGILVPDYGFMQLELIPMLVGFFTYKIATFIQAIDEALTIVVGKNTQV